One stretch of Miscanthus floridulus cultivar M001 chromosome 18, ASM1932011v1, whole genome shotgun sequence DNA includes these proteins:
- the LOC136521412 gene encoding E3 ubiquitin-protein ligase ATL31-like gives MTTPRQHATSSPLAVVTLLLLLLLLDAPAAAQQSPSRDKDNGDGGSGMPGQAPSFSAPMVVLLVALIAAFVFIGFFSVYMRRCGRGASTGPGIPAAALLVLSREEQRNQQQQRGLDPAVVASFPTMRYADAKALRVGGGKDAALECAVCLSEFEDDEELRLLPSCSHAFHPDCISEWLAGHVTCPVCRCNLDPEEPAAAEAASSGEATGEAQQQQQDQVAIDVSHDGAEEEDEEEDRRRREVAMELERIGSQRRAVRSRSGRPAAPPVPVPRSHSTGHSLATRLDGDLERFTLRLPEHVRREMVAAAGEESLRRTGPRERDARGNGGSRSARLGRSDRWPSFITRTLSSRVPFWSASSRRAPDLEAAAVAAGTTGGSTRTRREKTGGASEGSVIPAKGSVRFDCLSGVAPAVTAARVGAAAGDSETEDDDDEEKAIARQRQA, from the coding sequence ATGACGACGCCTCGCCAACATGCGACGTCGTCGCCGCTCGCCGTGGTCACGCTGCttttgctactgctgctgctcgaCGCTCCCGCCGCCGCGCAGCAGAGCCCGTCGCGGGACAAGGATAACGGTGACGGCGGAAGTGGCATGCCGGGCCAGGCGCCCAGCTTCAGCGCTCCCATGGTCGTGCTGCTGGTGGCGCTCATCGCGGCCTTCGTCTTCATCGGCTTCTTCTCCGTGTACATGCGTCGGTGCGGGCGCGGCGCCTCGACGGGGCCCGGGATCCCGGCCGCCGCGCTGCTCGTTCTGTCGCGGGAGGAGCAGcggaaccagcagcagcagcgcgggCTCGACCCCGCCGTGGTCGCGTCGTTCCCGACGATGAGGTACGCCGACGCGAAAGCGCTCCGGGTCGGCGGCGGCAAGGACGCCGCGCTCGAGTGCGCCGTCTGCCTCAGCGAGttcgaggacgacgaggagctcCGGCTGCTGCCCAGCTGCAGCCACGCCTTCCACCCGGACTGCATCAGCGAGTGGCTCGCCGGCCACGTGACGTGCCCCGTCTGCCGGTGCAACCTGGATCCCGAGGAGCCCGCCGCGGCTGAGGCTGCCAGCTCCGGTGAGGCGACGGGGgaggcgcagcagcagcagcaggatcaGGTGGCCATCGACGTGAGCCACGATGgcgccgaggaggaggacgaggaggaggacaggaggcGCCGGGAGGTGGCGATGGAGCTGGAGCGGATCGGGAGCCAGCGCCGCGCGGTGCGGTCCCGGTCGGggcggccggcggcgccgcccgtgCCCGTCCCGCGGTCGCACTCGACAGGCCACTCCCTCGCCACGCGCCTCGACGGCGACCTGGAGCGGTTCACGCTTCGGCTGCCGGAGCACGTGCGCAGGGAGATGGTCGCCGCGGCCGGCGAGGAGAGCCTGCGCCGCACGGGGCCGCGTGAGCGTGACGCCCGCGGGAACGGCGGCTCCAGGAGCGCGCGGCTCGGGAGGTCGGACCGGTGGCCGTCGTTCATCACCCGGACCCTCTCCTCGCGGGTCCCGTTCTGGTCCGCGTCGTCGAGGAGGGCGCCCGACCTGGAGGCGGCGGCCGTGGCAGCGGGGACGACGGGAGGGTCCACGAGAACCAGGCGTGAAAAGACGGGCGGCGCGTCGGAAGGCTCGGTGATCCCAGCTAAAGGCAGCGTGCGCTTCGACTGCCTCAGCGGCGTCGCCCCCGCCGTGACGGCCGCCAGAGTCGGCGCCGCGGCCGGCGACAGCGAgacggaggacgacgacgacgaggagaagGCGATCGCCCGGCAGCGGCAGGCTTGA